From the Quercus lobata isolate SW786 chromosome 6, ValleyOak3.0 Primary Assembly, whole genome shotgun sequence genome, one window contains:
- the LOC115994426 gene encoding aspartic proteinase-like protein 1, which produces MAAKSAWLLIYFLTAAWLAVENEYIALASTTLSLRLIHRFSDEAAKALKFSPSETNGSAGVSPWRKKSKDYYRVLLSNDFHRQKMKLGAHYQLLFPSQGSNTVSFGNDFGWLHYAWIDIGTPNVSFLVALDTGSDLLWVPCDCIQCAPLTSAYYSSLDIDLNEYNPSDSSTSKHLSCSHQLCESGPNCKSPKQQCPYNIKYYTESTSSSGLLVEDMLNLASGSDNTSNTSVQAPVIIGCGMKQSGGYLDGVAPDGLLGLGLGEISVPSVLAKAGLVRNSFSMCFNEDGSGRIFFGDLGLATQQSTPFLPLDGTYKTYIVGVDACCIGNSCLKLTSFRALIDSGASFTFLPDEVYEKIVKEFDRHVNATRSSFEGYPWKYCYKSSSQELPKVPSVTLMFPLNNSFVVHNPVFIINGNQGVDGFCLAIQPTGEDIGTIGQNYMTGYRMVFDRENLKLAWSRSNCQDLGDSKTMSLTSPPDGAPSNPLPTTEQQSTPGGRAVSPAVAGRAPAKPSAASTQLISSRFCLLRLLPELLLLLNIISAFKANTGIF; this is translated from the exons ATGGCGGCTAAGTCGGCTTGGCTTCTAATTTATTTCTTGACGGCGGCGTGGCTCGCAGTCGAGAACGAGTATATTGCTCTGGCTTCGACGACGCTGTCGTTGAGGCTAATTCACCGCTTCTCAGACGAAGCAGCGAAGGCGCTCAAGTTTTCGCCGTCGGAGACGAACGGCAGTGCCGGAGTGTCGCCGTGGAGGAAGAAGAGCAAAGACTATTACCGAGTCCTGTTAAGCAACGACTTCCATAGACAGAAGATGAAGCTCGGTGCTCACTACCAACTCCTCTTCCCTTCTCAAGGCAGCAATACGGTGTCGTTCGGAAACGACTTCGGATG gTTACATTACGCATGGATTGACATTGGAACTCCAAATGTGTCGTTTCTGGTAGCATTGGATACAGGGAGTGATTTGCTTTGGGTTCCATGCGATTGCATTCAGTGTGCTCCCTTAACTAGCGCTTACTATAGTTCTCTG GATATAGATCTGAATGAGTACAATCCATCTGATTCAAGCACCAGCAAGCATTTATCTTGCAGCCATCAGTTATGTGAATCAGGTCCAAACTGCAAAAGTCCTAAGCAGCAATGCCCTTACAATATAAAATACTACACGGAAAGCACATCAAGTTCTGGATTGCTAGTTGAGGACATGTTAAATCTTGCATCTGGCAGTGATAACACATCAAACACTTCTGTTCAGGCTCCAGTCATTATAGG ATGTGGTATGAAACAAAGTGGTGGTTATTTGGATGGTGTGGCTCCTGATGGTCTTTTGGGTCTGGGACTTGGAGAGATTTCAGTTCCAAGTGTTCTTGCTAAAGCAGGATTGGTTCGGAACTCTTTCTCAATGTGCTTTAATGAGGATGGTTCGgggagaattttttttggggaccTGGGACTGGCCACCCAACAGTCTACTCCATTCCTGCCTTTAGATGGAACATA TAAAACCTATATTGTTGGGGTGGATGCTTGTTGTATTGGAAACTCTTGTCTTAAGCTGACGAGCTTCAGAGCATTGATTGATAGTGGGGCATCATTTACATTTCTTCCAGATGAAGtatatgaaaaaattgtaaaggag TTTGACAGACATGTCAATGCTACAAGGTCTAGCTTTGAAGGATATCCTTGGAAGTATTGCTATAAATCCAG TTCGCAAGAATTGCCCAAGGTTCCCTCTGTGACACTCATGTTCCCATTGAACAATAGCTTTGTGGTCCATAATCCTGTTTTTATAATCAATGGCAATCAG GGAGTTGATGGTTTTTGTTTAGCCATACAGCCAACTGGTGAAGATATTGGAACAATTGGAC AGAACTATATGACCGGATACCGGATGGTGTTTGATAGGGAAAATTTAAAGTTGGCATGGTCCCGCTCAAATT GTCAAGATCTTGGTGATAGTAAGACAATGTCCCTAACTTCCCCTCCAGACGGTGCACCATCTAATCCATTGCCGACAACTGAGCAGCAGAGCACCCCTGGCGGGCGTGCAGTTTCTCCTGCTGTTGCTGGAAGAGCTCCCGCCAAACCATCAGCTGCCTCAACTCAGCTCATCTCATCCAGGTTCTGTTTATTAAGATTGCTGCCGGAGCTGCTTCTactgttaaatattatttcagcCTTTAAAGCAAATACTGGCATCTTCTAA